One Halorientalis litorea DNA segment encodes these proteins:
- a CDS encoding V-type ATP synthase subunit D yields MAKDVKPTRKNLMAIEDRIELSDRGHDTLEKKRDGLIMEFMDILDQAQDVRADLSENYERAQDTINKARAMEGDVAVRGAAAALKEHPELTTESKNIMGVVVPQIESSKVRKSLDERGYGVLGTSARIDEAADAYEELIETVILAAEVETAMKKMLEEIETTKRRVNALEFKLLPELNENKEYIEQKLEEQEREEIFRMKKIKAKKEEEEKEEKREAAERDREEVTADD; encoded by the coding sequence ATGGCCAAAGACGTTAAGCCGACTCGGAAGAACCTCATGGCGATAGAGGACAGAATCGAACTCTCCGATCGGGGCCACGACACGCTCGAGAAGAAGCGCGACGGCCTCATCATGGAGTTCATGGACATCCTCGACCAGGCACAGGACGTCCGGGCGGACCTCTCGGAGAACTACGAGCGGGCACAGGACACCATCAACAAGGCCCGTGCGATGGAGGGCGACGTGGCAGTTCGGGGCGCGGCCGCCGCGCTCAAGGAACACCCCGAACTCACCACGGAGTCGAAGAACATCATGGGCGTCGTCGTCCCCCAAATCGAGTCCTCGAAGGTACGAAAGAGCCTCGACGAGCGCGGGTACGGTGTCCTCGGGACCAGCGCGCGCATCGACGAGGCGGCCGACGCCTACGAGGAACTCATCGAGACGGTCATCCTCGCCGCCGAGGTGGAGACGGCGATGAAGAAGATGCTCGAAGAGATCGAGACGACCAAACGCCGGGTCAACGCCTTGGAGTTCAAACTCCTCCCCGAACTCAACGAGAACAAGGAGTACATCGAACAGAAACTGGAGGAACAGGAGCGCGAGGAGATATTCCGGATGAAGAAAATCAAGGCGAAAAAGGAAGAGGAAGAGAAAGAGGAGAAACGCGAGGCGGCGGAGCGGGACCGCGAAGAAGTCACCGCGGACGACTGA
- a CDS encoding ATP synthase subunit B, with translation MQKEYKTITEISGPLVFAEVDEPVGYDEIVEIETPDGKTRRGQVLESTSDFVAIQVFEGTEGIDRNASVRFLGETMQMKLTEDLLGRVLSGSGEPIDDGPDIEPEEERPIVGEAINPYSREYPEEFIQTGVSAIDGMNTLVRGQKLPIFSGSGLPHSDLALQIARQATVPEEQEGEGDEDGSEFAVIFGAMGITQEEANEFMDDFERTGALERSVVFMNLADDPATERTLTPRLALTTAEYLAFEKDYHVLVILTDMTNYCEALREIGAAREEVPGRRGYPGYMYTDLANLYERAGRIEGEEGSVTQIPILTMPGDDDTHPIPDLTGYITEGQIYIDRDLNSQGIEPPINVLPSLSRLMDDGIGEGLTRADHADISDQMYAAYAEGEDLRDLVNIVGREALSERDNKYLDFADAFEEQFVQQGFRTNRSIDETLDLGWDLISTLPKTELNRIDEDLIEEHYVEDESAAAETETEEAEAE, from the coding sequence ATGCAGAAAGAATACAAGACTATCACGGAGATCAGCGGACCGCTGGTGTTCGCCGAAGTGGACGAACCCGTCGGCTACGACGAAATCGTCGAGATAGAGACGCCCGACGGAAAGACACGCCGCGGACAGGTACTCGAGAGCACGAGCGACTTCGTCGCCATCCAAGTGTTCGAGGGGACGGAAGGTATCGACCGCAACGCGTCGGTGCGGTTCCTCGGCGAGACGATGCAGATGAAACTCACCGAGGACCTGCTCGGGCGCGTCCTGAGTGGGTCCGGCGAACCCATCGACGACGGGCCGGATATCGAACCGGAGGAGGAACGTCCCATCGTCGGGGAGGCCATCAACCCCTACTCGCGGGAGTACCCCGAGGAGTTCATCCAGACCGGCGTCTCCGCCATCGACGGGATGAACACCCTCGTCCGCGGCCAGAAGCTCCCCATCTTCTCTGGGTCGGGCCTGCCCCACAGCGACCTCGCGCTCCAGATCGCCCGGCAGGCGACCGTGCCGGAGGAACAGGAGGGCGAGGGCGACGAGGACGGCTCGGAGTTCGCAGTCATCTTCGGCGCGATGGGTATCACCCAAGAGGAAGCCAACGAGTTTATGGACGACTTCGAGCGCACCGGCGCGCTGGAGCGGTCGGTCGTCTTCATGAACCTCGCGGACGACCCCGCGACCGAGCGGACACTCACGCCGCGACTGGCACTGACGACCGCCGAGTACCTCGCCTTCGAGAAGGACTACCACGTGCTGGTCATCCTGACGGACATGACCAACTACTGTGAGGCACTGCGCGAAATCGGTGCCGCACGCGAGGAGGTCCCGGGCCGCCGTGGCTACCCCGGGTACATGTACACGGACCTCGCCAACCTCTACGAGCGGGCCGGCCGCATCGAGGGCGAGGAGGGGTCGGTGACGCAGATTCCCATCCTCACGATGCCCGGCGACGACGACACGCACCCGATTCCGGACCTCACGGGGTACATCACGGAGGGGCAAATCTACATCGACCGCGACCTGAACAGTCAGGGTATCGAACCGCCCATCAACGTCCTGCCGAGCCTCTCGCGGCTGATGGACGACGGTATCGGCGAGGGACTGACCCGCGCCGACCACGCCGACATCTCCGACCAGATGTACGCCGCCTACGCGGAGGGTGAGGACCTGCGTGACCTCGTGAACATCGTCGGCCGCGAGGCCCTCTCGGAGCGGGACAACAAGTACCTCGACTTCGCCGACGCCTTCGAGGAGCAGTTCGTCCAGCAGGGCTTCCGGACGAACCGTTCCATCGACGAGACGCTCGATTTGGGCTGGGACCTCATCTCGACGCTGCCGAAGACGGAACTCAACCGCATCGACGAGGACCTCATCGAGGAACACTACGTCGAAGACGAGTCCGCCGCCGCCGAGACGGAAACCGAGGAAGCCGAAGCCGAATAA
- a CDS encoding ATP synthase subunit A, whose product MSQATESEVREDGRIESVSGPVVTAVDLDARMNDVVYVGHEGLMGEVIEIEGDITTIQVYEETSGVSPGEPVESTGAPLSVDLGPGMLDAIYDGVQRPLDVLEEKMGSAFLDRGVDAPGIDLEKTWEFTPEVEEGDEVGPTDIVGIVPETPSIDHKVMVPPDYEGGEVVAVESGDFTVEDTVVELDNGEEIRMRQEWPVRTQRPADEKQTPTTPLVSGQRILDGLFPIAKGGTAAIPGPFGSGKTVTQHQLAKWADADIVVYVGCGERGNEMTEVIEDFPELEDPTTGNALMDRTCLIANTSNMPVAARESCVYTGITIAEYFRDMGYDVALMADSTSRWAEAMREISSRLEEMPGEEGYPAYLAARLSEFYERAGYFQNLNGQEGSVSVIGAVSPPGGDFSEPVTQNTLRIVKTFWALDADLAERRHFPAINWNESYSLYRDQLDPWFEDNVEDDWSEQRQWAIDTLDEESELQEIVQLVGKDALPEDQQLTLEVARFLREAWLQQDAFHDTDTYCEPAKTYAILRAIKTLNDEAFDALDAGVPIEEIIDIESAPRLNRIGVQEDWESYVEELEDEIETQIRELY is encoded by the coding sequence ATGAGTCAAGCTACGGAATCGGAGGTCCGCGAGGACGGACGGATAGAGAGCGTGAGCGGTCCCGTCGTGACGGCGGTCGACCTCGACGCGCGGATGAACGACGTCGTGTACGTCGGCCACGAGGGGCTGATGGGCGAAGTCATCGAAATCGAGGGCGACATCACGACCATTCAGGTGTACGAGGAGACGTCCGGCGTGTCGCCGGGCGAACCCGTCGAGTCGACGGGCGCGCCCCTCAGCGTCGACCTCGGGCCGGGAATGCTCGACGCCATCTACGACGGCGTCCAGCGTCCGCTGGACGTCTTGGAGGAGAAGATGGGGTCGGCGTTCCTCGACCGTGGCGTCGACGCACCGGGCATCGACCTCGAGAAGACGTGGGAGTTCACACCCGAAGTCGAGGAGGGCGACGAGGTCGGTCCGACGGACATCGTCGGCATCGTCCCCGAGACGCCGAGCATCGACCACAAAGTGATGGTCCCGCCGGACTACGAGGGCGGCGAAGTCGTCGCCGTCGAGTCCGGTGACTTCACCGTCGAGGACACGGTCGTCGAACTCGACAACGGCGAGGAGATTCGGATGCGCCAGGAGTGGCCCGTCCGCACCCAACGCCCCGCCGACGAGAAGCAGACGCCGACGACGCCGCTGGTCTCGGGCCAGCGCATCCTCGACGGTCTGTTCCCCATCGCGAAGGGCGGGACGGCCGCGATTCCGGGACCGTTCGGGTCCGGCAAGACCGTCACCCAGCACCAACTCGCCAAGTGGGCCGACGCGGACATCGTCGTCTACGTCGGCTGTGGCGAGCGTGGCAACGAGATGACGGAGGTCATCGAGGACTTCCCGGAACTGGAGGACCCGACCACCGGCAACGCGCTGATGGACCGGACCTGCCTCATCGCCAACACGTCGAACATGCCCGTCGCGGCGCGTGAGTCCTGCGTGTACACGGGTATCACCATCGCGGAGTACTTCCGCGACATGGGCTACGACGTGGCACTGATGGCCGACTCCACCTCGCGGTGGGCCGAGGCAATGCGGGAAATCTCCTCGCGGTTGGAGGAGATGCCCGGCGAGGAAGGCTACCCCGCCTACCTCGCGGCGCGGCTCTCGGAGTTCTACGAGCGGGCCGGCTACTTCCAGAACCTCAACGGTCAGGAGGGGTCGGTGTCGGTCATCGGGGCCGTCTCCCCGCCGGGCGGTGACTTCTCGGAGCCGGTGACCCAGAACACCCTGCGCATCGTCAAGACGTTCTGGGCACTGGACGCCGACCTCGCGGAACGTCGGCACTTCCCGGCTATCAACTGGAACGAGTCGTACTCGCTGTATCGGGACCAACTCGACCCGTGGTTCGAGGACAACGTCGAGGACGACTGGTCCGAACAGCGGCAGTGGGCCATCGACACGCTGGACGAGGAGAGCGAACTCCAAGAGATCGTCCAACTCGTCGGGAAGGACGCCCTGCCCGAGGACCAGCAGTTGACGCTCGAGGTCGCCCGGTTCCTCCGGGAGGCGTGGCTCCAGCAGGACGCCTTCCACGACACGGACACGTACTGTGAACCGGCGAAGACGTACGCGATTCTGCGTGCCATCAAGACACTCAACGACGAGGCGTTCGACGCCTTGGACGCCGGGGTGCCAATCGAGGAGATCATCGACATCGAGTCCGCACCCCGACTCAACCGCATCGGCGTTCAGGAGGACTGGGAGTCCTACGTCGAGGAACTGGAAGACGAAATCGAGACACAGATTCGGGAGCTGTACTGA
- a CDS encoding DUF6276 family protein, protein MDCPDCQTPMLQFPVGDEYREYVPEGAPGAALCPTCLVLEPDDNPPAEPPDFGTVGDAFPMSPDAAVPMALGIGLLTSLALYRSEIAELFTAVEEAGADPMLVLDRLATTGSVDSQIDLQGRKRQLEQLLE, encoded by the coding sequence ATGGACTGTCCAGACTGTCAGACGCCGATGCTCCAGTTCCCGGTCGGCGACGAGTACCGGGAGTACGTGCCGGAGGGCGCGCCCGGGGCGGCACTCTGTCCGACGTGTCTCGTGTTAGAGCCAGACGACAACCCACCGGCGGAGCCGCCGGATTTCGGGACCGTCGGTGATGCGTTCCCGATGAGTCCCGACGCCGCCGTACCGATGGCACTCGGCATCGGCCTGCTGACCTCACTCGCGCTCTATCGGTCGGAAATCGCCGAGTTGTTCACCGCCGTCGAGGAGGCCGGGGCGGACCCGATGCTCGTTCTCGACCGACTCGCCACCACGGGAAGTGTGGACAGTCAGATAGACCTCCAAGGACGGAAACGGCAGTTGGAGCAGTTGCTGGAGTAG